Proteins encoded in a region of the Globicephala melas chromosome 1, mGloMel1.2, whole genome shotgun sequence genome:
- the RPL5 gene encoding large ribosomal subunit protein uL18 isoform X1: MGFVKVVKNKAYFKRYQVKFRRRREGKTDYYARKRLVIQDKNKYNTPKYRMIVRVTNRDIICQIAYARIEGDMIVCAAYAHELPKYGVKVGLTNYAAAYCTGLLLARRLLNRFGMDKIYEGQVEVTGDEYNVESIDGQPGAFTCYLDAGLARTTTGNKVFGALKGAVDGGLSIPHSTKRFPGYDSESKEFNAEVHRKHIMGQNVADYMRYLIEEDEDAYKKQFSQYIKNNVTPDMMEEMYKKAHAAIRENPVYEKKPKKEVKKKRWNRPKMSLAQKKDRVAQKKASFLRAQERAAES, encoded by the exons ATG GGGTTTGTTAAAGTTGTCAAGAATAAGGCCTACTTCAAGAGATACCAAGTGAAATTTAGAAGACGGCGAG agggcAAAACTGACTACTATGCTCGGAAACGATTGGTAATTCAAGATAAAAATAAGTACAACACACCCAAATACAGAATGATAGTTCGTGTAACTAACAGAGATATCATTTGTCAG ATTGCTTATGCCCGTATAGAAGGAGATATGATAGTTTGTGCAGCTTATGCTCATGAACTTCCGAAGTATGGTGTGAAGGTTGGCCTGACAAATTATGCTGCAGCATATTGTACTGGCCTGCTGCTGGCACGCAGG CTTCTTAATAGGTTTGGTATGGACAAAATTTATGAAGGCCAAGTCGAGGTGACTGGAGATGAATACAATGTTGAAAGCATTGATGGTCAACCTGGTGCCTTCACCTGTTACTTGGATGCAGGGCTTGCCAGGACTACTACTGGGAATAAAGTTTTTGGGGCCCTGAAGGGAGCTGTCGATGGAGGCTTGTCTATCCCTCACAG TACCAAACGGTTCCCTGGTTATGATTCAGAAAGCAAAGAATTCAATGCTGAGGTACACCGAAAGCACATCATGGGGCAGAACGTTGCAGATTATATGCGTTACCTGATTGAAGAAGATGAAGATGCTTACAAGAAACAATTCTCTCAATACATAAAGAACAACGTAACTCCAGACATG ATGGAGGAGATGTATAAGAAGGCTCATGCTGCAATACGAGAGAATCCAGTGTATGAGAAGAAGCCtaagaaagaagttaaaaagaaGAG GTGGAACCGTCCCAAAATGTCACTTGCCCAGAAGAAAGATCGGGTAGCTCAGAAGAAGGCAAGCTTCCTTAGAGCTCAGGAACGGGCTGCTGAGAGTTAA
- the RPL5 gene encoding large ribosomal subunit protein uL18 isoform X2 — protein MGFVKVVKNKAYFKRYQVKFRRRREGKTDYYARKRLVIQDKNKYNTPKYRMIVRVTNRDIICQIAYARIEGDMIVCAAYAHELPKYGVKVGLTNYAAAYCTGLLLARRLLNRFGMDKIYEGQVEVTGDEYNVESIDGQPGAFTCYLDAGLARTTTGNKVFGALKGAVDGGLSIPHSTKRFPGYDSESKEFNAEVHRKHIMGQNVADYMRYLIEEDEDAYKKQFSQYIKNNVTPDMEEMYKKAHAAIRENPVYEKKPKKEVKKKRWNRPKMSLAQKKDRVAQKKASFLRAQERAAES, from the exons ATG GGGTTTGTTAAAGTTGTCAAGAATAAGGCCTACTTCAAGAGATACCAAGTGAAATTTAGAAGACGGCGAG agggcAAAACTGACTACTATGCTCGGAAACGATTGGTAATTCAAGATAAAAATAAGTACAACACACCCAAATACAGAATGATAGTTCGTGTAACTAACAGAGATATCATTTGTCAG ATTGCTTATGCCCGTATAGAAGGAGATATGATAGTTTGTGCAGCTTATGCTCATGAACTTCCGAAGTATGGTGTGAAGGTTGGCCTGACAAATTATGCTGCAGCATATTGTACTGGCCTGCTGCTGGCACGCAGG CTTCTTAATAGGTTTGGTATGGACAAAATTTATGAAGGCCAAGTCGAGGTGACTGGAGATGAATACAATGTTGAAAGCATTGATGGTCAACCTGGTGCCTTCACCTGTTACTTGGATGCAGGGCTTGCCAGGACTACTACTGGGAATAAAGTTTTTGGGGCCCTGAAGGGAGCTGTCGATGGAGGCTTGTCTATCCCTCACAG TACCAAACGGTTCCCTGGTTATGATTCAGAAAGCAAAGAATTCAATGCTGAGGTACACCGAAAGCACATCATGGGGCAGAACGTTGCAGATTATATGCGTTACCTGATTGAAGAAGATGAAGATGCTTACAAGAAACAATTCTCTCAATACATAAAGAACAACGTAACTCCAGACATGG AGGAGATGTATAAGAAGGCTCATGCTGCAATACGAGAGAATCCAGTGTATGAGAAGAAGCCtaagaaagaagttaaaaagaaGAG GTGGAACCGTCCCAAAATGTCACTTGCCCAGAAGAAAGATCGGGTAGCTCAGAAGAAGGCAAGCTTCCTTAGAGCTCAGGAACGGGCTGCTGAGAGTTAA